AATGCGCTGTCGGATTCTGACGGGTAGCTGCGCGCGGCGGCGGTGGAAGCGGGGTTCGGCGGGCTATGCATCGCGTCGGAGTCCTTGGCGGACGGCGGTTTTCGGGTTCCCGGCAGCGTGACTTACGTATCGCGGCATTGCGCCGGGCTTGTTTTCGACGGCGTGCGACGCGGTTTGCCCCGTAGAGGTGCGCATTGCCAAATGCACGGTTTCAGTCTAGCTTATTCCGCCACCGCATATAGTTAAAGCGCGAAATGCGTTGCTGAAATATAAGTCGTTTGCTACAGTCCGCGCACTCTGCGGCATGCATGATGCTGCGGTCATCGCCTTGACGGATAAAACAAATTATCGGAGCTCACTCATGAAGTCGATTCGATCTCTTCTGCTCATCGGCCTGCTGCAGGTTGCGACCGCAACCGCCGCGTTTGCGGCGGACGGCCTCGCGCAGGTCAAATCCGCCGGCGTGTTCAAGATCGGCACAGAGGGCACGTACGCGCCGTTCTCGTTTCATGACGCGTCCGGGCAACTGACGGGCTTCGACGTCGAGATCGGCCGCGAAATCGCGAAGCGCATGGGCGTGAAGCCGGAGTTCGTCGAAGGAAAGTGGGACGGCCTGATTGCCGGTCTCGACGTGAACCGCTACGACGCGGTGATCAACGAAGTCGCGATTACCGACGCGCGCAAGGTCAAATACGACTTCTCCGACCCGTATATCGTGTCGCACGCGGCGCTGATCGTCCGTTCGGACAATACGACGATCAAATCGTTCGACGACCTGAAGGGCAAGAAGTCGGCCAATACGCTCACGAGCAATTTCGGCAAACTCGCGGCCGCGCACGGCGCGGAAGTCGTGCCGGTGCAGGGTTTCAACGAGTCGATCGATCTGCTGACCTCGGGGCGCGTCGATGCAACCGTCAACGATTCGCTGTCGTTCCTCGACTTCAAGAAGCACAAGCCGGACGCGAAGGTGAAGATTGCCGCGATCGACACGGGCGAGCAAAGCGACAAGTCCGCCGTGCTGATCCGCAAGGGCAATCCTGAACTGAAAGCCGCCATCGACAAGGCACTGCGCGATATGAAGGCCGACGGCACATATGCGAAGATCTCCGACAAGTACTTCGGCAAAGACGTCTCGCAATGAGCGCGACTGCGTACACGCCTGATCGCTTTGACGCCGCATTGACAACACGAATCACGCGAGCCTGAATCATGCCTGCCTGGCTGCATCTGATGGGGCAGTCCTTGTGGCCCCTCCTGTACGCGGGCCTCGTCTTCACCGTGCCGCTGACGCTTGTTTCGTTCGCGCTCGGGTTGACGCTCGCGTTTATCGTCGCGCTGGTGCGACTGTTCGGGCCGCCGTGGGCCGTCGCCATCGTGCGCTTCTACGTCTGGCTGATCCGCGGGTCGCCGCTGCTCGTGCAACTGTTCGTGATTTTCTACGGCTTGCCGAACGTCGGCATCGTGCTCGATCCGTTGACGGCGGCGATTATCGGCTTTTCGCTCAATGTCGGCGCGTACAATTCGGAAGTGATCCGCGGCGTCATCGAGTCGATTCCGAAAGGGCAGTGGGAAGCGTCGTATTCGATCGGTATGACGCGCGGCCAGGCATTATGGCGCGTGATCCTGCCGCAGGCGGCGCGCGTTGCGCTGCCGCCGCTGTCGAACTCGTTTATCTCGCTTGTCAAAGATACGTCGCTCGCGGCCGTGCTGACGGTGCCGGAGATCTTCCAGGCAGCGCAACGGATCGCGTCCGTCACCTATGAACCGCTGATCCTCTATACGGAAGCCGCGCTGATCTATCTCGTGTTCAGTTCGGTGCTGTCTTCCGCGCAGGTGCACCTCGAACGCAGGTTCGCGCGGCATGCGCTTTTCCAGTCGAGCAGCTGATGATCCGTCTCGAGAAAATCGACAAGTATTTTGGCAGCCATCGTGTGCTTTCCGCTGTCGACCTCGCGCTCGAACCGGGCAGCGTCACGGCGCTGATCGGTCCGTCGGGCAGCGGCAAGAGCACTTTGCTGCGCTGCGTGAACCTGCTTGAAATTCCGGAGGCAGGCACGCTCGAGCTCGGCGATCTGCGCGTCGAATTCAGCCGCGCGACGAAGCCGCCGCGCGACACCGTGCTTGCGATTCGCCGTCGCACGGGCATGGTGTTTCAGAATTTCCAGCTGTTTCCGCACCGGACCGTGCTCGAGAACGTGATGGAAGGGCTCGTCACTGTGCAGAAGTGGGACGTCGAACGCGCGCGTGCGCGGGCGCAGGAACTGCTCGCGAAAGTCGGGATCGCGCACAAGGCGGACGCGTGGCCAACCACGTTATCGGGCGGCCAGCAGCAGCGTGTCGCGATTGCGCGCGCGCTTGCGCCGTCGCCCGACGTACTGTTGTGCGACGAGCCGACCTCGGCGCTCGATCCTGGTCTTGCGGCGGAAGTCGTCGAGGTGCTGCGCCAGCTCGCGCAGGAAGGGATGACGATGCTGATGGCGACGCACGACCTGCGCCTTGCGGCATCGATCTCGCGCGATGTGCTATTTCTCAGCAACGGCGTCGTCGTGGAGGCGGGTCCGTCGCGCGAGATCTTCACGCGGCCGCGCGAGAAGGAGA
The nucleotide sequence above comes from Paraburkholderia sp. SOS3. Encoded proteins:
- a CDS encoding amino acid ABC transporter substrate-binding protein, translating into MKSIRSLLLIGLLQVATATAAFAADGLAQVKSAGVFKIGTEGTYAPFSFHDASGQLTGFDVEIGREIAKRMGVKPEFVEGKWDGLIAGLDVNRYDAVINEVAITDARKVKYDFSDPYIVSHAALIVRSDNTTIKSFDDLKGKKSANTLTSNFGKLAAAHGAEVVPVQGFNESIDLLTSGRVDATVNDSLSFLDFKKHKPDAKVKIAAIDTGEQSDKSAVLIRKGNPELKAAIDKALRDMKADGTYAKISDKYFGKDVSQ
- a CDS encoding amino acid ABC transporter permease, translating into MPAWLHLMGQSLWPLLYAGLVFTVPLTLVSFALGLTLAFIVALVRLFGPPWAVAIVRFYVWLIRGSPLLVQLFVIFYGLPNVGIVLDPLTAAIIGFSLNVGAYNSEVIRGVIESIPKGQWEASYSIGMTRGQALWRVILPQAARVALPPLSNSFISLVKDTSLAAVLTVPEIFQAAQRIASVTYEPLILYTEAALIYLVFSSVLSSAQVHLERRFARHALFQSSS
- a CDS encoding amino acid ABC transporter ATP-binding protein; this encodes MIRLEKIDKYFGSHRVLSAVDLALEPGSVTALIGPSGSGKSTLLRCVNLLEIPEAGTLELGDLRVEFSRATKPPRDTVLAIRRRTGMVFQNFQLFPHRTVLENVMEGLVTVQKWDVERARARAQELLAKVGIAHKADAWPTTLSGGQQQRVAIARALAPSPDVLLCDEPTSALDPGLAAEVVEVLRQLAQEGMTMLMATHDLRLAASISRDVLFLSNGVVVEAGPSREIFTRPREKETANFVSTLTQSLPDAWAN